One Panicum virgatum strain AP13 chromosome 3N, P.virgatum_v5, whole genome shotgun sequence DNA segment encodes these proteins:
- the LOC120663584 gene encoding cytochrome P450 94C1-like has protein sequence MGLPWAAQCAGMVFSALSLCLVALALVLLLVRRWPWCSCHVCRAYLTGSWARDFTNLGDWYAHLLRESPTGTVHVHVLGCTITANPANVEYMLKTNFDNFPKGKTFAALLGDLLGGGIFNVDGDAWRHQRKMASLELGSVAVRSYAYKIIAQEVEARLMPLLADAADRGAVVDLQDVFRRFAFDTICKISFGLDPGCLEREMPMSKLADAFDTATRLCAMRGAAASPLLWRMKRLLNIGSERELKKAIRLVDELAAAMIRQRRKLGVANSHDLLSRFMASAGDAHAVDDKYLRDIVVSFLLAGRDTVSSALTTLFMLLSKNPEVAAAMRAEAGDGSAPVTYEHLKGLHYTHAVLYENMRLFPPVQFDSKFCAGPDVLPDGTYVSSGARVMYHPYAMGRMPSIWGADHGDFRPDRWLTGPGGSFVPESLYRYPVFQAGLRVCLGKELAVTEMKAMGVAVVRAFDVEVVGESGSGACAPKFASGLTASISGGLPVRIRRVRN, from the coding sequence ATGGGCTTGCCATGGGCAGCGCAGTGCGCGGGCATGGTCTTCTCAGCCTTGTCCCTCTGCCTGGTTGCGCTGGCCCTGGTGCTCCTGCTCGTGCGCCGGTGGCCGTGGTGCAGCTGCCATGTCTGCCGGGCGTACCTGACGGGGTCCTGGGCGAGGGACTTCACCAACCTCGGCGACTGGTACGCGCACCTGCTCCGGGAGTCCCCCACCGGCACCGTCCACGTCCATGTCCTCGGCTGCACCATCACCGCCAACCCGGCCAACGTCGAGTACATGCTCAAGACCAACTTCGACAACTTCCCCAAGGGCAAGACCTTCGCCGCGCTCCTCGGggacctcctcggcggcggcatcTTCAACGTCGACGGCGACGCCTGGCGCCACCAGCGCAAGATGGCCAGCCTCGAGCTCGGCAGCGTCGCCGTGCGCTCCTACGCCTACAAGATCATCGCCCAGGAGGTGGAGGCCCGCCTCATGCCGctcctcgccgacgccgccgacaGGGGCGCCGTCGTCGACCTGCAGGACGTGTTCCGGCGCTTCGCCTTCGACACCATCTGCAAGATCTCCTTCGGCCTCGACCCGGGCTGCCTCGAGCGGGAAATGCCCATGTCCAAGCTCGCCGACGCCTTCGACACGGCGACGCGGCTCTGCGCCatgcgcggcgccgcggcgtcgcCCCTGCTGTGGAGGATGAAGCGCCTGCTCAACATCGGGTCCGAGCGGGAGCTCAAGAAGGCCATCAGGCTCGTCGACGAGCTCGCGGCCGCGATGATCCGGCAGCGCCGGAAGCTGGGCGTCGCCAACAGCCACGACCTCCTGTCCCGGTTCATGGCCTCCGCCGGCGACGCCCACGCCGTGGACGACAAGTACCTCCGCGACATCGTGGTCAGCTTCCTCCTCGCCGGGCGCGACACGGTGTCCTCCGCGCTCACCACGCTCTTCATGCTCCTGTCCAAGAACCCGGAGGTGGCGGCCGCCATGCGCGCCGAGGCCGGGGACGGCTCGGCGCCGGTCACCTACGAGCACCTCAAGGGCCTGCACTACACCCACGCGGTGCTGTACGAGAACATGCGCCTGTTCCCGCCGGTGCAGTTCGACTCCAAGTTCTGCGCCGGCCCCGACGTGCTCCCGGACGGCACCTACGTCTCCAGCGGGGCGCGCGTGATGTACCACCCCTACGCCATGGGCCGCATGCCGAGCATctggggagccgaccatggcgaCTTCCGCCCGGACCGGTGGCTCACTGGACCCGGCGGGTCCTTCGTGCCGGAGAGCCTGTACAGGTACCCCGTGTTCCAGGCGGGCCTCCGCGTGTGCCTCGGCAAGGAGCTCGCGGTCACCGAGATGAAGGCGATGGGCGTGGCGGTGGTGAGGGCGTTCGACGTCGAGGtggtcggggagagtggcagcggcgcctgcgcgCCAAAGTTCGCGTCGGGGCTCACCGCGTCCATCAGCGGCGGGCTCCCAGTCAGGATTAGGAGAGTTAGAAATTAG